ACTATGTACAACAAACCTTTCGTCTTTCGTCTCTCTAAGTTCTAAGCTCTACCGACTAAGTTCTGACAATTAGTTCTGCATTTCGCGGTCTTCCTTGAAGAATCTCTTCTTCTGGGAATCCTTTTTCATGCGCTTGGCAAATGCAATTTCGGCCTTGTCGATTTTCTTTTCGGTCTTTGCAATCTGCTTCTGGATTTTCTTGTCGTCGGGGTTTGCCTCGTTGCGGGCAATGTTCAGGTAGAGCTTGGCGGTTTCGAACTGGTCAAGTTCGTTGTAGGCCTGGGCAATCATGAACAATGCTTCGGTGCGGCGCTTGCTCTTGGGGTAGGTTTCCAGGAATTCCTTGAAGTAAATCACGGCGGCCTGGTACTTGTCCATGCGCAGGTAAAGTCTTGCGGTCTGGAATTCCTTTTCGGCCAAGCGTTCGACGAGCAGGTCGTAGTAGTAGTTCACCGAGTCGCGCAGCGGGGAATCGGGGTAGTTCGACAGGTAGCGTTCAAAGTCCTTCATGGCGATCGTCGTGTTCGCTTCGTCGCGGCTCACGCGGAATTCCATGTTGAACGAAGAAATGGCTTTACGGAATTCGGCGGTTTCGATGAACGGCGAACCCGGGAAGTTCAAGATGAAGCTGCCGTATTCACCGCGGGCTTCGATCCAGTCTTCCATGTTGAAGTAGCTTTCGGCCATCAAGAATTGGGCCTGTTCCATGTAGCCCGTGCCGGCGCAAGTCGAAAGGATTTCTTCGAGCCTGTCTGTTGCACGACCGTACTTTTCTTTCTTGAAAAGTTCCTCTGCGCCTTCATAGCGAATTCGGCACCACTCGGTGTGTTTCATCTTGCTTTTACCGCTAGAAGAACAACCGACCAAAAATGCAGTTTCAGCTAAAATACAAAGGAATAAGGGAATCTTTTTGAACAGGTTCATTTTTTTTCTTTGGTTAATTCTAATTTTACCCCCGTAAAGTAGAAAATTTTGTAAGTTCAGAAAAATGATTTTAGTCCGCTACGTGTTGAAAGAGCTCATAGGCCCCTTTTTGGCGGCTCTTTTTGGAATCACGTTCCTGTTCGTGGTGGACTTTTTGGTCAAAATCCTCGATAATGTGCTTTCCAAGGGGCTTCCGGCCTCGACCGTTCTTGAAATCTTCGCACTAAACCTGGCGTGGATGCTTTCGCTGTCTATTCCGATGGCGGTGCTTGTGGCAAGCCTCATGGCCTTCGGTCGACTTTCGGGCGACCAGGAAATTACGGCCTGCAAGGCGGCGGGTATTTCTCCGCTGTCGCTCATGCGCCCGGTGCTTTTGGTGTCGATGCTGATCTCGGTTTTGATGGTGGTGTTCAATAACTGGGTGCTGCCCGAAGCGAACCACCGCTCGGTGGAACTCATGAATGCCGTGTCGCGCAAAAAGCCGCACGTGTTCATTGATGCCGGCCGACTCATTACGCAGTTCCCCGACGTACAATTGTGGGTGAACCGCATCGACCCGGTGTCGGGTACTTTGTACGGAATCCAGATTTTCGAAATGGAAAAGAAGGGCGCCCCCCGTATCGTGTACGCCGATAGCGCCACTATGGAATATGAGGATAACGGTGCGACGCTGATGCTCCGCCTGCGCAGTGGTGAAACCCACATGACCGATGCGGATAACCCTGAAAACTATTTCCGCATCCGTTATTTCTCGCAAGACCTCGCCATGAAGAACGTAGATGACCGTCTGGAACGCCGTAGCCGCAGTTACCGCAGCGACCGCGAAATGCCGATCGAGATGATGACCGAAGTGGTGGAAGATGCCGAAAAACGCTATGTCGAATTCAGGGATCAGGCTCTCGAAAAGAGGTTGAATACGCTTGTGACGTTGCGAGATGATGTCTTGGGCGATTCCATTGTCCCGAAGTCGGGCGAAAGCGGAACGAAGATTGATTCTATCCAGCGCAGGCGGTCCTTGCAACGACTTCGCGTGCAAGAAATTGCGGCGCTCCGCACCACCGAAAGACTGTACAGCCGTATGGAAACGGAACTCAAGCGCAAGGCGCAGTACACGGTCGAAATCCACAAGAAATACAGTACCGGTTTCGCTTGCTTTATCTTTATTCTGATTGGTGCCCCTCTTGGCATTATGGCGCGTAAGGGCGGTATCGGTACGGGTATTCTCTATAGCCTTGCGTTCTTCGTGATTTACTGGATTTGCTTGATCGGCGGCGAAAACATGGCGGACAGGCTCTTGATCGATCCGGTGCTTGCCATGTGGGCGTCGAACATTATCATCGGAACCTTCGGCATATTCATTACGGTGGCCATGGTGCGCGACCGTTTCTCGGGCGATTCCAAGTTCTTTAGGGCGATTCGCGCTGTGGGCGGTTTCTTCAAGAAAATATTCGGATTCTTTACCAGGAGGATTGGATGAAATTCTCCCGGTACATGATGTGGAACTTCTTGAAGATGTTCCTGCTGGTGCTCTTGGGCGCAATCCTGATGTTTGCGGTCATTGACTTTGTGGGTAACATCAAGACCTGGCTTGCCCGCGACACCAAGGATGCAATCGATTACTATGTAAGCTACCTGCCTTACATGATTTACTTGATTTCGCCGGTGGCCCTGTTTATTGCGGTCCTTGCCTCGATCGGTAACATGACTCGCCACCTTGAAATGAGCGCCATGCAAAGCTCTGGCCAGGCTCCGTTCAAGACCTTGATTCCGATTTTCGTGTTCGGCGTGCTGGTGTCTATCGGTTCTTACGAAATGAGCGAACTCTGGCTCCCTGACGCAAACCACAAGCGTCTGGAAACCATGGAGACGAACGCCCAGAAAAAGAAGAACCCGCGCATCAAGGAAAAACGCGACTTTACCTTTATCGATAGCGAACGCGCTAGCTGGTTCTTTAGGCATTATTCCGGCAAGGGCCGCTTTGGTCGCGACGTGGTTTTGCTCCTTCGCGAAGACGGCCGACTGGTAGAACGCTACGATGCCAAACTGGTCCGCTGGATTGAAGAGCCGCCTAAGGATTCGCTCGATTCTATCGCAAGGCTTTCTAGCATTGACCCGCCGCCGGGTTGCTGGCAGTTTGAACGCGGGCACCGCCGAGAATTCCATAAAGACGGTACGGTGAACGTGTTCCCGATTCATCGTGAAAAAGTCTGTGACAAGATTACGACTCATCCGGGCGACTTGATTAACGAACGCCAGACTGCCGACGAAATGGATTCCAAGATGGTCATGGCTAGAATCAACGTGCTGCGCCGTTCGGGCGAAGACACGCGCGCCATGGAAACCGCACTCCAGTTTAAACGTTCTGCCCATTGGATGAATTTGATTGTACTACTCATCGGTGCAGCCCTTTGCCACCGCTATAGTCGTTCTGGGGGTCTTTCCCAGAAGTTCGGGGTTGGCCTCTTGATAGTTTTTAGCTATTATATTCTTGAAAGAATTGGCTTAAAGATGGGAGAAAATGGTGCGCTTTCGCCTTTTTGGGCGGCATGGATTAGCCACTTTGTATATGGCGGCGTCTCGGTGGTAATGTTGTACCGTTCCTTCCGTTTATAGTGGGATAAGTATGTCTGTTGCAGAAATTTTATTCGTGGTCGCGGGGCTGTTGCTTGGCCTTGCATTCCAGGGGGGGATGTTCCTGTTCCTGATCCCCTTTGCCGTCGTTGCGTTTGTGCTTGCCTGCATGAACCGCCCGCGCCTTGCCGGCCCGAATTCCCAGCAGCCTGCAACGGCTCCCATTCCGACGATTTTCAAGAATCGTTCGACGACGAACACGCCGGTGATTACCCCGACTTTGCAGAATGAATTCTCCAATGCGCCTAGGGGTATGGCAAATGAACCCGAAGCTGCTCTCAAGGTGAGCCAGGTCTGGGCACGTGCCAATGCCGACATTAACCGTTCCATGACGGACATGCTGCTTGCACTCAAGATCGTGGTTCCGCATGTGAATTCTGTCATCGTGTTTACGCAGATGGAAAACCAGAAGGAATGGGGTATCCGCAATTTCGCAAACGACAAGGAAATTTCGGTGAACCTTCGCACGCGCATTACCGAAACGTCTGGCCTTTTGGGCCAGCTGTTCCGCAGCAACGTGAACCGCCTTTTGGAAGGCGACCTTCCGGG
This genomic window from Fibrobacter sp. UWB5 contains:
- a CDS encoding LptF/LptG family permease, which encodes MILVRYVLKELIGPFLAALFGITFLFVVDFLVKILDNVLSKGLPASTVLEIFALNLAWMLSLSIPMAVLVASLMAFGRLSGDQEITACKAAGISPLSLMRPVLLVSMLISVLMVVFNNWVLPEANHRSVELMNAVSRKKPHVFIDAGRLITQFPDVQLWVNRIDPVSGTLYGIQIFEMEKKGAPRIVYADSATMEYEDNGATLMLRLRSGETHMTDADNPENYFRIRYFSQDLAMKNVDDRLERRSRSYRSDREMPIEMMTEVVEDAEKRYVEFRDQALEKRLNTLVTLRDDVLGDSIVPKSGESGTKIDSIQRRRSLQRLRVQEIAALRTTERLYSRMETELKRKAQYTVEIHKKYSTGFACFIFILIGAPLGIMARKGGIGTGILYSLAFFVIYWICLIGGENMADRLLIDPVLAMWASNIIIGTFGIFITVAMVRDRFSGDSKFFRAIRAVGGFFKKIFGFFTRRIG
- a CDS encoding LptF/LptG family permease, giving the protein MKFSRYMMWNFLKMFLLVLLGAILMFAVIDFVGNIKTWLARDTKDAIDYYVSYLPYMIYLISPVALFIAVLASIGNMTRHLEMSAMQSSGQAPFKTLIPIFVFGVLVSIGSYEMSELWLPDANHKRLETMETNAQKKKNPRIKEKRDFTFIDSERASWFFRHYSGKGRFGRDVVLLLREDGRLVERYDAKLVRWIEEPPKDSLDSIARLSSIDPPPGCWQFERGHRREFHKDGTVNVFPIHREKVCDKITTHPGDLINERQTADEMDSKMVMARINVLRRSGEDTRAMETALQFKRSAHWMNLIVLLIGAALCHRYSRSGGLSQKFGVGLLIVFSYYILERIGLKMGENGALSPFWAAWISHFVYGGVSVVMLYRSFRL
- a CDS encoding outer membrane protein assembly factor BamD, encoding MNLFKKIPLFLCILAETAFLVGCSSSGKSKMKHTEWCRIRYEGAEELFKKEKYGRATDRLEEILSTCAGTGYMEQAQFLMAESYFNMEDWIEARGEYGSFILNFPGSPFIETAEFRKAISSFNMEFRVSRDEANTTIAMKDFERYLSNYPDSPLRDSVNYYYDLLVERLAEKEFQTARLYLRMDKYQAAVIYFKEFLETYPKSKRRTEALFMIAQAYNELDQFETAKLYLNIARNEANPDDKKIQKQIAKTEKKIDKAEIAFAKRMKKDSQKKRFFKEDREMQN